One Vanessa atalanta chromosome 8, ilVanAtal1.2, whole genome shotgun sequence genomic window carries:
- the LOC125065668 gene encoding uncharacterized protein LOC125065668, which translates to MQNFIRCAALLLAVVATCAMSASQDDNLTLDRKEPTTHELLSSLGLKKLRIPAAHHRKRLAEQGRRHATGDSRMYVIKLPPNTSYYTHADPAPAAARTLPLQMTSNGKPARVYHWNLPVLHKLTKNRPQARFDDDVVNVESTPTWPKLNHPNSIDALAYYVPSKKSSFRKYFSGNGKPKSFYVIDKNKNSAEYHRLLP; encoded by the coding sequence ATGTGCAGCACTGCTACTCGCGGTGGTAGCAACATGCGCCATGTCCGCATCGCAAGATGACAACCTAACCTTAGACAGAAAGGAGCCCACCACTCACGAACTTCTCAGCTCACTCGGGCTAAAGAAGCTCAGAATACCAGCAGCACATCACAGAAAACGTCTCGCTGAGCAAGGAAGACGTCACGCGACCGGCGATTCAAGAATGTATGTGATTAAATTACCGCCGAACACAAGCTATTACACGCACGCTGACCCCGCTCCCGCTGCGGCTCGAACCTTACCCCTACAGATGACAAGCAACGGGAAACCAGCAAGGGTCTACCACTGGAACCTGCCAGTGTTACACAAACTCACAAAGAACCGACCACAGGCTAGATTTGACGACGACGTGGTGAACGTCGAAAGTACGCCAACTTGGCCGAAACTAAATCATCCTAACTCGATCGATGCGTTGGCTTATTACGTTCCATCGAAAAAGTCATCGTTCAGGAAATATTTCTCGGGTAACGGGAAGCCGAAGTCATTCTACGTGATCGACAAGAACAAGAATTCCGCGGAGTACCACAGACTACTTCCCTAA
- the LOC125065970 gene encoding alkyldihydroxyacetonephosphate synthase: MSTGMITSAKNMLENTELNKNNNNATMQSDQTITFSDKNKKREVDEKNETVIKVKSVIPRQRQELLKWYGWGYKDSTFKLSDGMTFFTGDRYLISGKCLPHARQWVKEMFDIDLTTDPRQPKLPSSYPSSRLPNNIKEELEKISLLSTDGVDRLIRAHGQTLHDVYNLRNNSFPRIPDAVIWPTSHDEVEEIVRCASKHKFVIIPFGGGTSVSGAVTCPANEERPIVVLDTSEMNAILWLDKDQLLANVQAGIVGQDLEREMRLRGFTVGHEPDSYEFSTLGGWVATRASGMKKNTYGNIEDLVVHTKAVTPLGVIQKSCRVPRLSCGPEWEHIVMGSEGCLGVVTEVTLKIRPLPPVVRYGSLVFPDWESGFYFEREVAKQRLQPSSIRLMDNEQFRFGHALKMEQSWGGVLLDGLKRFYITKIKGFDPLKLCVVTLLMEGKAEQVAESEKKLNSIAAQYGGVPGGAKNGEMGYTLTFVIAYIRDLALDYGVVAESFETSVSWERALSLCRRTKRAVREQCARRHITHYHISCRLTQTYDAGCCIYFYFGFKTVGFDDPVHVYEQIEQVAREEIIASGGSISHHHGVGKLRKKWYTNTVSEPGRRLLLAAKEALDPDNIFALGNMAFDQYSPAVKSKL; this comes from the exons ATGTCAACCGGCATGATAACTAGTGCGAAAAATATGTTAGAAAATAcggagttaaataaaaataataacaatgcaACAATGCAGAGTGATCAAACAATTACttttagtgataaaaataagaaaCGTGAAGTAGATGAGAAAAATGAGACTGTTATCAAAGTAAAAAGTGTGATCCCTCGGCAAAG gCAAGAATTGCTCAAGTGGTACGGATGGGGTTATAAGGATTCTACATTCAAATTAAGCGACGGAATGACGTTTTTCACTGGAGACAG ATATCTAATATCCGGCAAATGTCTACCGCACGCACGACAATGGGTAAAAGAAATGTTCGATATAGACTTGACAACAGACCCGAGACAACCTAAACTACCAAGCTCGTATCCAAGCAGTCGATTGCCAAATAATATAAAGGAAGAATTggaaaaaatatcattactcAGTACAGATGGAGTAGACAGGCTTATAAGGGCACATGGGCAGACATTGCatgatgtttataatttaaggaATAACAGTTTTCCAAGAATTCCCGACGCTGTAATTTGGCCAACTAGCCATGACGAG GTAGAAGAAATAGTGCGCTGTGCGTCTAAACATAAATTTGTGATCATACCCTTCGGCGGTGGGACCTCAGTGTCCGGTGCTGTGACGTGTCCTGCAAATGAGGAGAGACCTATCGTAGTCCTCGATACGAGTGAAATGAACGCTATATTATGGTTAGACAAGGATCAGTTACTTGCCAACGTTCAG GCCGGTATCGTCGGTCAGGACTTGGAACGCGAGATGCGTCTGAGAGGCTTCACAGTGGGCCACGAACCAGACTCCTATGAATTCTCGACACTAGGCGGTTGGGTGGCAACTAGAGCCAGTGGCATGAAGAAGAACACGTATGGAAATATAGAAGACCTCGTCGTCCATACTAAG GCGGTGACCCCTTTGGGTGTTATTCAAAAAAGTTGCCGCGTCCCGCGTCTGTCCTGCGGACCGGAGTGGGAACATATAGTTATGGGATCTGAAGGTTGCTTGGGAGTTGTTACTGAG gTCACATTGAAGATTCGTCCATTACCGCCCGTAGTACGTTACGGGTCGCTGGTATTCCCGGATTGGGAATCTGGATTCTATTTCGAGAGAGAGGTAGCCAAGCAACGCCTACAGCCTTCTAGTATACGACTTATGGACAATGAACAG TTCCGTTTCGGTCACGCTCTAAAAATGGAGCAATCTTGGGGTGGTGTCTTACTAGATGGTTTAAAGCGTTTCTACATAACGAAGATCAAAGGATTCGACCCCCTCAAGTTGTGCGTGGTCACTCTCCTCATGGAGGGGAAAGCCGAGCAGGTCGCTGAAAGTGAGAAAAAGTTGAATAGCATCGCCGCCCAGTACGGAGGAGTGCCCGGGGGTGCCAAGAACGGCGAAATGGGATACACGTTGACCTTCGTCATTGCTTATATTAgg GACCTGGCGCTAGATTACGGTGTGGTGGCCGAGTCGTTCGAAACGTCCGTCTCGTGGGAGCGCGCGCTGTCGCTGTGTCGCCGCACCAAGCGCGCCGTGCGCGAGCAGTGCGCGCGCCGCCACATCACGCACTACCACATCTCCTGCCGCCTCACGCAGAC ttACGACGCGGGCTGCTGCATATACTTCTACTTCGGGTTCAAGACCGTGGGCTTCGATGACCCAGTGCACGTGTACGAGCAGATAGAGCAAGTGGCGCGGGAGGAAATCATAGCGTCAGGGG GTTCAATATCCCATCACCACGGCGTCGGCAAGCTGAGAAAGAAATGGTACACGAACACGGTCAGCGAGCCCGGCAGGCGATTGCTTTTGGCCGCCAAGGAAGCCCTGGATCCCGACAATATTTTCGCTTTAGGAAACATGGCCTTCGACCAGTACAGTCCAGCGGTTAAGAGCAAATTGTGA